Proteins found in one Acanthopagrus latus isolate v.2019 chromosome 3, fAcaLat1.1, whole genome shotgun sequence genomic segment:
- the si:ch211-191i18.2 gene encoding uncharacterized protein si:ch211-191i18.2 isoform X2: MEKDTVCQVQYDDFTPAPDYDLDYNATFEYSFFSNASSEDLDKFSERFVDQENGGEDDMGGQQEDEDVTVTMTTSGQTTERGKVGVRSAASLPVSLDIRTLLWTLLILISLNTQQLLRTL, from the exons tgtgtcagGTTCAGTATGACGACTTCACGCCGGCCCCAGACTACGACCTGGACTACAACGCCACCTTCGAGTACAGCTTCTTCA GTAACGCCAGCAGCGAGGACCTTGACAAGTTCAGTGAACGATTCGTCGACCAGGAGAACGGTGGAGAGGACGACATGGGGGGtcagcaggaggacgaggatgtCACTGTTACCATGACGACCAGCGGACAAACCACAGAGAGGGGAAAGGTCGGAGTTCGTAGTGccgcatcacttcctgtttctctg GACATCAGGACGCTGCTCTGGACTCTGTTGATCCTGATCagcctgaacacacagcagctacTACGCACACTATGA
- the si:ch211-191i18.2 gene encoding uncharacterized protein si:ch211-191i18.2 isoform X3, which yields MCQVQYDDFTPAPDYDLDYNATFEYSFFSNASSEDLDKFSERFVDQENGGEDDMGGQQEDEDVTVTMTTSGQTTERGKVGVRSAASLPVSLDIRTLLWTLLILISLNTQQLLRTL from the exons tgtgtcagGTTCAGTATGACGACTTCACGCCGGCCCCAGACTACGACCTGGACTACAACGCCACCTTCGAGTACAGCTTCTTCA GTAACGCCAGCAGCGAGGACCTTGACAAGTTCAGTGAACGATTCGTCGACCAGGAGAACGGTGGAGAGGACGACATGGGGGGtcagcaggaggacgaggatgtCACTGTTACCATGACGACCAGCGGACAAACCACAGAGAGGGGAAAGGTCGGAGTTCGTAGTGccgcatcacttcctgtttctctg GACATCAGGACGCTGCTCTGGACTCTGTTGATCCTGATCagcctgaacacacagcagctacTACGCACACTATGA
- the si:ch211-191i18.2 gene encoding uncharacterized protein si:ch211-191i18.2 isoform X1 yields MSLSFLSVYLSGASLILLLPAVCQVQYDDFTPAPDYDLDYNATFEYSFFSNASSEDLDKFSERFVDQENGGEDDMGGQQEDEDVTVTMTTSGQTTERGKVGVRSAASLPVSLDIRTLLWTLLILISLNTQQLLRTL; encoded by the exons ATGTCtctcagttttctgtctgtttatctgagCGGAGCCTcactgatcctgctgctgcctgcgg tgtgtcagGTTCAGTATGACGACTTCACGCCGGCCCCAGACTACGACCTGGACTACAACGCCACCTTCGAGTACAGCTTCTTCA GTAACGCCAGCAGCGAGGACCTTGACAAGTTCAGTGAACGATTCGTCGACCAGGAGAACGGTGGAGAGGACGACATGGGGGGtcagcaggaggacgaggatgtCACTGTTACCATGACGACCAGCGGACAAACCACAGAGAGGGGAAAGGTCGGAGTTCGTAGTGccgcatcacttcctgtttctctg GACATCAGGACGCTGCTCTGGACTCTGTTGATCCTGATCagcctgaacacacagcagctacTACGCACACTATGA